The following are from one region of the Actinoplanes sp. L3-i22 genome:
- the gap gene encoding type I glyceraldehyde-3-phosphate dehydrogenase, with product MTYRIAINGFGRIGRNYLRRLAAKDMVNSGLQVVAINDLYDAATLAHLIEYDSTFGRLDVEIGHDDDQLIVGWHRIPTFASRTPDALPWGELGVDLVIEATGRLRTRDDAALHLKAGAGRVLISAPGRNVDATLVPGVNADGYDPHEHQIVSAASCTTNCVAPLVKVLHETFGIERGHLTTVHAYTNDQNVLDAPHKDARRARAAAVNIIPTSTGAAKAVGLVLPELAGKLDGVALRVPVVDGSISDLTLTLAAEATPEQINEAVAEAAAGPMHGIIRYTEAPLVSTDVIGDPASCVFDARLTQARGNLAKVFGWYDNEWGYTNRLVDLTTLMAGRAA from the coding sequence ATGACCTACCGCATCGCGATCAACGGCTTCGGCCGGATCGGCCGCAACTATCTGCGCCGCCTGGCGGCCAAGGACATGGTCAACAGCGGCCTGCAGGTGGTGGCGATCAACGACCTGTACGACGCCGCGACGCTGGCCCATCTGATCGAGTACGACTCGACCTTCGGCCGCCTGGACGTCGAGATCGGGCACGACGACGACCAGCTGATCGTCGGCTGGCACCGGATCCCGACGTTCGCGAGCCGTACGCCCGATGCCCTGCCCTGGGGCGAGCTCGGCGTCGACCTGGTCATCGAGGCCACCGGCCGGCTGCGCACCCGCGACGACGCCGCCCTGCACCTGAAGGCCGGCGCCGGGCGGGTGCTGATCTCGGCACCGGGCCGGAACGTCGACGCGACCCTGGTCCCCGGCGTCAACGCCGACGGCTACGACCCGCACGAGCACCAGATCGTGTCGGCCGCGTCGTGCACCACCAACTGCGTCGCACCGCTGGTCAAGGTGCTGCACGAGACGTTCGGCATCGAGCGCGGCCACCTGACCACCGTGCACGCCTACACCAACGACCAGAACGTGCTGGACGCGCCGCACAAGGACGCCCGGCGGGCCCGTGCGGCCGCCGTCAACATCATCCCGACCAGCACCGGCGCCGCCAAGGCGGTCGGCCTGGTCCTGCCCGAGCTGGCCGGGAAGCTGGACGGCGTGGCCCTGCGGGTGCCGGTGGTGGACGGCTCGATCAGCGACCTGACCCTGACGCTGGCCGCGGAGGCCACGCCGGAGCAGATCAACGAGGCGGTCGCCGAGGCGGCGGCCGGGCCGATGCACGGCATCATCCGCTACACCGAGGCGCCGCTGGTCTCCACCGACGTCATCGGCGACCCGGCGTCCTGCGTGTTCGACGCCCGGCTGACCCAGGCCCGGGGCAACCTGGCCAAGGTGTTCGGCTGGTACGACAACGAGTGGGGCTACACCAACCGGCTGGTCGACCTGACCACGCTGATGGCCGGCCGCGCGGCGTGA